One genomic region from Pyrobaculum islandicum DSM 4184 encodes:
- a CDS encoding proton-conducting transporter membrane subunit, with product MASIELVLPTYFAIRVAVGFNRWGVVADVTYITLVAFLMWQNSPLYLLSLPFYLAVVAIGGVFRNYAGLASALSISGVYLMFQQPTYLKGLGFLFAILAPAALVATVRDRGSLEGFFRYLVVSTFASSFLFIGLGQRSTAMGEAFILMAVALELGVAPMFLWVPDVYGRTHPAGLAILASLPKLSATFALLAIRPETPAVLFYALGALSMAVGNLGALTSVEPRRILAYSTVTHTGFAIFIYPIAPEVTLALVLADAFGKMGLFYALNTGTYRWTTRILVLHQIGLPPLFGFWPKAALVILVAEKMGTVYALYVLANIVAMAPYYFRLMEVITEGRDVFPAAVGIIIAAIGVTAPLWFIYHVSSLL from the coding sequence ATGGCAAGCATAGAGCTTGTTTTACCAACTTACTTTGCCATAAGAGTAGCCGTCGGCTTTAACAGATGGGGGGTTGTCGCCGATGTGACATATATAACATTAGTCGCCTTCCTCATGTGGCAGAACTCCCCGCTATACCTCCTGTCTCTACCATTCTATTTGGCTGTCGTAGCTATAGGCGGCGTGTTTAGGAACTACGCCGGCCTTGCCTCAGCCCTATCTATAAGTGGAGTCTACTTGATGTTTCAACAACCGACATATCTAAAGGGGCTTGGATTTCTTTTTGCAATACTAGCACCGGCGGCACTTGTCGCAACTGTTAGAGACAGGGGAAGTTTAGAGGGCTTTTTTAGATATCTAGTAGTATCCACCTTCGCTTCTTCTTTCTTATTCATTGGACTTGGCCAAAGAAGCACGGCAATGGGCGAAGCGTTTATATTAATGGCGGTAGCGTTAGAACTAGGCGTAGCCCCTATGTTTCTATGGGTTCCAGATGTCTACGGCAGGACACATCCAGCTGGCCTGGCCATACTGGCGAGTTTGCCCAAGCTTTCCGCAACTTTTGCACTACTTGCAATAAGACCAGAGACGCCGGCTGTTTTATTTTACGCACTGGGCGCTCTCTCAATGGCCGTGGGTAACCTCGGCGCTTTGACTAGCGTAGAACCTAGGCGGATACTAGCCTACTCCACTGTGACACATACAGGTTTCGCCATTTTTATATATCCAATTGCGCCCGAGGTCACTTTGGCATTAGTATTAGCCGACGCATTCGGAAAAATGGGCTTGTTCTACGCGTTAAACACAGGAACGTACCGTTGGACAACGAGAATTCTGGTGCTACACCAGATAGGCTTGCCCCCGCTCTTTGGCTTTTGGCCTAAAGCCGCCCTGGTGATTTTAGTCGCAGAAAAAATGGGCACTGTTTATGCACTCTACGTCTTGGCTAATATTGTGGCGATGGCCCCCTACTACTTTAGACTTATGGAAGTAATAACAGAGGGCAGAGACGTCTTTCCAGCCGCCGTCGGAATAATTATAGCCGCTATAGGCGTAACCGCACCTCTTTGGTTTATTTATCATGTTAGTTCGTTATTATAA
- a CDS encoding 2-oxoacid:acceptor oxidoreductase family protein has translation MRIETLWLGRGGQGIVTATYIIANAAVMDGFYAIANPEFGAERRGAPVKAFLTIDKNPIEDLEPIKTPDAVIIFDDKLIDSMRFAIDAVKPGGYVIVNSAKQPEEVRKIVGRNDVYIVVVDAVGIAMKHVGLPVPNGPLAGAFSKVMGFPRLESIKTAFENQLGKAVEENFAATKEAYEVAVVLKPEKVDTSAKPKGVISTTSAFLTGPYELVGWQQVNKGGAVGPGSSLQYLTGGWRIEKPIIDHSKCIMCRKCWLYCPDDAIIEAWREAPGPRGRVFRTKVIDFDYQYCKGCGICAEVCPTGAIQMVREI, from the coding sequence GTGCGTATAGAAACTCTCTGGCTTGGCCGTGGGGGTCAGGGAATCGTCACTGCTACATACATCATCGCAAATGCCGCTGTTATGGACGGATTCTACGCCATTGCAAACCCAGAGTTTGGCGCAGAGAGAAGAGGCGCGCCTGTCAAGGCCTTCCTCACTATAGACAAAAACCCCATTGAGGATTTAGAGCCCATCAAGACGCCGGATGCCGTCATTATATTTGACGATAAACTTATCGACTCCATGAGATTTGCTATAGATGCTGTAAAGCCCGGTGGCTATGTCATTGTAAACAGCGCTAAGCAACCCGAGGAGGTGCGGAAGATTGTAGGGAGAAACGACGTCTATATCGTAGTGGTGGACGCAGTCGGCATCGCCATGAAACACGTGGGTCTCCCCGTTCCAAACGGTCCGCTGGCTGGCGCCTTCTCCAAGGTGATGGGCTTCCCCAGGCTTGAGTCGATAAAAACCGCGTTTGAGAACCAGCTGGGCAAGGCCGTGGAGGAGAACTTCGCCGCCACGAAGGAGGCCTACGAGGTGGCCGTTGTCCTCAAGCCCGAGAAGGTGGACACCTCCGCGAAGCCGAAAGGGGTAATATCCACCACATCGGCCTTCTTGACCGGGCCCTACGAGCTGGTGGGTTGGCAACAGGTGAACAAGGGCGGCGCCGTCGGTCCTGGCAGCAGCTTGCAGTATCTCACGGGCGGCTGGAGGATAGAGAAGCCTATTATAGACCACTCCAAGTGTATAATGTGCAGAAAGTGCTGGCTGTATTGTCCAGACGACGCCATAATAGAGGCTTGGAGGGAGGCGCCGGGGCCGAGAGGCCGCGTCTTTAGGACTAAGGTCATCGACTTCGACTACCAGTACTGCAAGGGCTGTGGGATCTGCGCAGAGGTCTGTCCAACAGGGGCAATACAGATGGTGAGAGAGATATGA
- a CDS encoding transketolase C-terminal domain-containing protein — translation MTAQALVPREKKIAQKRIALTGNHAVALAVKMCRPDVIAAYPITPQTPVVEKLAEYVNNGELDAEYIPVESEHSAMSAVIGASAMGARTFTETSSQGLMHMYENLPIAVGLRLPIVMGVAARTISAPINVWGDYSDVMTMRELGWIIYIVQNAQEAFDTIIQAYRVAEDQRVHLPAVVAYDGFWTSHVLQPLDVPEDEEDVIRFSPITRSWVKLDVDKPLQLGAVGTPEWYWEIRWQAVEALRESLKVIEEIDREFDKWFGRSYGLFDTYRLEDAELAIVTYGSIYGLVKKVVNRLREEGVKAGALRLRVIRPWPGDKLRKALDNIEKVFVIDRAINHGGPLIGPMATEVAATLQRPVYNALATIGMRAIDSDMIYEAAVKVAKGLWAPNQTYTIGLRGGYE, via the coding sequence ATGACAGCCCAAGCCCTGGTCCCGAGAGAGAAGAAAATAGCCCAGAAGAGGATAGCGCTAACTGGAAACCATGCAGTTGCCCTAGCCGTCAAGATGTGCAGACCCGATGTCATCGCAGCCTACCCAATCACCCCACAGACCCCAGTGGTGGAGAAGCTGGCCGAATATGTAAACAACGGCGAGCTAGACGCCGAATATATACCGGTCGAGAGCGAACACAGCGCGATGTCTGCTGTTATTGGAGCATCGGCAATGGGCGCCCGCACCTTTACAGAGACCTCATCACAAGGCTTGATGCATATGTATGAAAACCTCCCCATCGCTGTAGGTCTAAGACTGCCAATAGTCATGGGGGTTGCGGCAAGAACAATATCTGCGCCTATCAATGTGTGGGGCGACTACAGCGATGTGATGACTATGAGAGAGCTGGGTTGGATCATATACATAGTCCAAAATGCTCAAGAGGCCTTTGATACAATCATACAGGCATACCGCGTTGCAGAAGACCAGAGAGTCCACCTACCTGCCGTAGTGGCTTACGACGGCTTTTGGACAAGCCACGTCCTTCAGCCGCTTGATGTACCGGAGGATGAGGAAGATGTCATAAGATTTTCCCCAATTACTAGGTCTTGGGTTAAGCTCGATGTCGACAAGCCGCTTCAACTTGGTGCTGTAGGGACGCCTGAGTGGTACTGGGAAATAAGATGGCAAGCAGTTGAAGCCTTGAGAGAGTCTCTTAAAGTGATAGAGGAGATAGATAGGGAGTTCGACAAGTGGTTTGGCAGGAGCTATGGCCTTTTTGACACATACAGACTAGAAGATGCAGAGCTGGCCATAGTGACGTATGGCTCTATCTACGGCCTTGTTAAAAAGGTGGTCAATAGGCTTAGGGAGGAGGGCGTCAAGGCCGGCGCCTTGAGGTTACGCGTGATTAGGCCTTGGCCCGGCGACAAGTTACGTAAAGCGCTAGACAACATAGAAAAAGTCTTTGTGATAGATAGGGCAATTAACCACGGCGGACCTCTTATAGGGCCGATGGCAACTGAAGTTGCGGCTACTCTACAGAGGCCTGTCTACAACGCGTTGGCGACTATCGGCATGAGGGCGATAGACAGCGACATGATATACGAAGCGGCTGTAAAGGTTGCCAAGGGGCTGTGGGCCCCTAACCAGACCTACACAATCGGCTTGAGGGGCGGCTATGAGTAG
- a CDS encoding thiamine pyrophosphate-dependent enzyme — protein sequence MVKTAVKAAEEYEGQYEYATFELPNEELFLPGHGLCAGCTIGVIARHMLKVFGPDTVIINPTGCAEVSTVVYPRTNWAVPWIHVAFGNGGSVASGIEAAIKALKRRGVIDPNRRINVVVFAGDGGTADIGFQALSGMLERGHKVIYVMYDNEGYMNTGIQRSGTTPFGASTTTSPAGKVVPGNIRHKKPMAAIAAAHGIPYVATANPAYVHDMVYKFKKAMEVNGPSFIHILQSCTPGWRFEPKYAIRVLELATETGYWVNYEIENGEFRVTLPVPRRKHVKCFLQLQGRFRHLKPDEIEYIQKVIDRDVEEINRLMGREVIGPLDPSLPCLTERK from the coding sequence ATGGTGAAAACTGCGGTGAAGGCGGCTGAGGAGTACGAGGGACAGTACGAATATGCAACCTTTGAGCTTCCAAATGAGGAGCTCTTCCTGCCAGGGCATGGGCTTTGCGCCGGCTGTACTATCGGAGTAATTGCAAGGCACATGCTGAAGGTCTTCGGCCCAGACACCGTCATTATAAACCCGACGGGTTGCGCCGAGGTCTCCACGGTGGTCTACCCGCGCACCAACTGGGCCGTGCCATGGATCCACGTCGCTTTTGGAAACGGCGGATCGGTGGCCTCTGGCATAGAGGCTGCGATCAAGGCATTGAAGAGGAGAGGCGTTATTGACCCCAATAGGAGGATAAACGTGGTGGTCTTCGCCGGCGATGGAGGGACAGCCGACATAGGCTTCCAAGCCCTCAGCGGAATGTTGGAGCGGGGCCATAAGGTGATTTACGTCATGTACGACAACGAGGGCTATATGAACACCGGCATACAACGTAGCGGGACAACGCCCTTCGGCGCCTCTACCACCACCTCGCCTGCAGGCAAGGTGGTTCCTGGCAACATAAGGCATAAGAAGCCCATGGCGGCGATCGCGGCCGCCCACGGCATCCCGTATGTCGCTACGGCGAATCCTGCCTACGTGCACGACATGGTATACAAGTTTAAGAAGGCAATGGAGGTGAACGGCCCCTCCTTCATACACATACTACAATCCTGCACCCCCGGCTGGCGCTTCGAGCCGAAGTACGCCATCAGGGTGCTGGAGTTGGCAACGGAGACCGGCTACTGGGTAAACTACGAAATAGAAAACGGCGAATTCAGAGTCACACTGCCGGTACCCAGGAGAAAACACGTCAAGTGCTTCCTCCAGCTTCAGGGCAGATTTAGACACCTTAAGCCAGACGAGATAGAGTACATACAGAAAGTAATTGATCGCGACGTCGAGGAGATAAACCGGCTCATGGGGAGGGAAGTCATAGGCCCCCTCGACCCTTCTCTGCCCTGTCTCACCGAGCGGAAATGA
- a CDS encoding NADH-quinone oxidoreductase subunit I → MITHLKMFGVALKYVFQRPITVRWPEERRDYGDRIRGFIINDRTKCISCQLCEAVCPAKAIRFHLEADGKRYPGIDWGRCILCGYCVDACPTGSLRHINNTEIVWTDLNVYRKPNEMDPDDVSPIVGTKSLV, encoded by the coding sequence ATGATAACCCACCTAAAGATGTTTGGAGTAGCGCTGAAGTACGTCTTCCAACGCCCCATCACAGTAAGGTGGCCGGAGGAGAGGAGAGACTACGGAGATCGTATTAGGGGCTTCATAATAAACGACAGGACTAAGTGTATAAGTTGCCAGCTGTGCGAAGCCGTCTGTCCCGCCAAAGCCATAAGGTTCCACTTGGAAGCGGATGGGAAGAGATATCCTGGCATCGACTGGGGCCGCTGTATCCTCTGCGGCTACTGTGTAGATGCGTGTCCCACTGGCTCCCTTAGACATATAAATAACACAGAGATTGTCTGGACAGATCTAAATGTATATCGCAAACCAAACGAAATGGATCCCGACGACGTAAGTCCTATCGTTGGCACAAAATCGCTTGTGTAA
- the nuoH gene encoding NADH-quinone oxidoreductase subunit NuoH — protein sequence MFIPSDIFAAVVFPGVMGVFGFLVVAIWLERKLVARVQWRYGPLYVSRRFGGFLQPIADLVKLVFSELVLPTHTNRALFAVAPIILFFAEAIPLVFIAAAPGFVVVYHPHGLAIALVLILLVAVLVVAMAWTEADKFTYIGAVREILLTAAYEAPLLLSALAMFLLYKSADPFGVVETQRELWGIFLNPLAFVTYFVTLLMATTRLPFEIPEAEPEVVLGPYTEYGSTLFIYAFGSNYVKLYTLSLLGTVLFLGGWTPADGLLGVVITAVKMAVFIIPALLVRAIYPRYRIDQALELGWGKLLVLSIVAVAWSLVLLWLR from the coding sequence ATGTTCATTCCAAGCGATATATTTGCCGCCGTTGTATTTCCAGGGGTAATGGGAGTCTTCGGATTTTTAGTAGTGGCTATTTGGCTAGAGAGAAAACTTGTGGCTAGAGTCCAATGGCGCTACGGTCCCCTATATGTGTCTAGAAGATTTGGCGGATTTCTCCAGCCGATCGCCGACCTTGTCAAACTTGTTTTTTCCGAACTTGTGCTACCTACTCACACCAATAGAGCTCTCTTCGCCGTCGCCCCCATTATCTTATTTTTCGCAGAGGCCATCCCCCTGGTTTTTATAGCGGCGGCGCCGGGGTTTGTCGTTGTTTATCATCCCCACGGCTTAGCTATCGCCCTGGTGTTAATACTGCTTGTGGCCGTGCTTGTGGTGGCCATGGCTTGGACTGAAGCAGATAAGTTCACCTACATTGGGGCGGTGAGAGAAATACTTCTAACCGCGGCGTATGAAGCACCCCTCCTCCTATCGGCTTTAGCCATGTTTCTACTCTATAAATCTGCAGATCCCTTTGGCGTTGTAGAGACCCAGAGAGAGCTATGGGGCATCTTCTTAAACCCGCTGGCGTTTGTCACATATTTTGTGACTCTACTCATGGCTACGACTAGGCTACCTTTTGAAATACCAGAGGCCGAGCCCGAGGTAGTGTTAGGGCCATATACAGAATACGGCTCCACACTTTTTATCTACGCCTTTGGCTCTAACTATGTCAAACTATACACTCTTTCGTTACTCGGCACGGTGTTATTTCTCGGCGGCTGGACTCCAGCAGATGGCCTCCTTGGCGTGGTTATTACAGCAGTAAAAATGGCAGTGTTTATCATCCCTGCCCTCTTGGTAAGAGCTATCTACCCTCGCTACAGAATTGACCAGGCGCTGGAGTTAGGCTGGGGCAAGTTATTAGTGCTCTCAATAGTTGCTGTGGCCTGGTCTCTTGTATTGCTATGGTTGCGTTAG
- the ndhC gene encoding NADH-quinone oxidoreductase subunit A, producing the protein MVALVLFILLFITLLTALVAISYFLAPRRPSEVKQRRFEAGGPPYGTIQRRLVMQYIGYIYLVTTVEATLGLAIVAVLTNENMLPLSLSLALLMAILAAIVARYLKILADVRKWS; encoded by the coding sequence ATGGTTGCGTTAGTACTCTTCATACTCCTCTTTATAACACTTCTAACGGCTCTTGTGGCAATAAGCTACTTTCTAGCCCCCCGAAGGCCCTCTGAGGTAAAGCAGAGGAGGTTTGAGGCAGGGGGGCCGCCTTATGGAACTATTCAGAGGAGGTTAGTTATGCAATACATCGGCTACATCTACCTAGTGACTACTGTAGAAGCCACACTAGGCCTGGCCATAGTTGCCGTTTTAACAAATGAAAATATGCTACCGCTTAGTCTCTCCCTAGCGCTCCTAATGGCTATACTAGCCGCAATTGTAGCCAGATATCTCAAAATCCTAGCTGACGTGAGAAAATGGAGTTAG
- a CDS encoding NADH-quinone oxidoreductase subunit B, translating to MRGAISQAVSRVARWGTKWSLWPPHLVTACCGVEFAHTFGPAYDAERFGMLPIGSLRQSNILILEGTITLKMAKFVKYIYDQMPEPKYVIAMGACAIKGGVFYGSYHMVPASKVVPVNVYVSGCPPTPEAVLKAVEKIQKQIYHAES from the coding sequence ATGAGGGGGGCTATCTCTCAAGCTGTTTCTAGAGTGGCCAGATGGGGCACGAAATGGTCTCTCTGGCCGCCACATTTAGTTACCGCTTGTTGTGGCGTCGAGTTTGCACACACCTTTGGCCCCGCTTATGACGCCGAGAGATTCGGCATGTTGCCTATAGGTAGCCTTAGGCAGAGCAATATCCTAATCTTGGAGGGCACTATAACGCTTAAGATGGCTAAATTTGTAAAATATATATACGACCAAATGCCTGAGCCTAAGTACGTAATCGCCATGGGGGCCTGCGCCATTAAGGGAGGCGTCTTCTACGGGAGTTATCACATGGTTCCCGCCTCCAAAGTTGTCCCAGTTAACGTATACGTCTCCGGCTGTCCGCCGACTCCAGAAGCTGTTTTAAAGGCTGTAGAAAAGATACAGAAGCAGATATACCATGCAGAGAGTTGA
- a CDS encoding NADH-quinone oxidoreductase subunit D yields MQRVEWPFNLQFGNTFYIQNEEELRRGERGLVVVVGPQHPGSGHMRLFVVLDGDIIKEVVPDPGFVHRGMEKLAENRPYWTLIPLVEKASIMDSMNITLPITLALEKALGLEPPPRAKYLRTLMAELSRIRTHLYDLALLGIFLGHSTAFMWSFALMDLYAEVFAKITGARTTVAYPVPGGVRRDVKREHLEAVERLLKKTEEKLRDLKTIFLDNPVTKARLEGVGVIDAKRAAELGVVGPFARAAGIDYDIRKIYPYDAYPEIEFEIATEKEGDALARVIVRWREIYESIKIVRQIIKELPQGDVIDEALLFKNPEYRREGIGGVLGVYTYIYPEPGEYAAVAEAARGTTYIHLWTTGAQRVYRMRYVTPSWRNLKAMAEAMKGERLANMPTVYMSFGYFPPEADR; encoded by the coding sequence ATGCAGAGAGTTGAGTGGCCCTTTAACCTACAGTTTGGCAACACCTTCTATATACAGAACGAGGAGGAGCTGAGAAGAGGCGAGAGGGGACTTGTCGTGGTCGTCGGCCCGCAACATCCAGGCTCAGGCCACATGAGACTATTCGTGGTTTTAGACGGCGATATCATAAAGGAGGTGGTACCGGATCCAGGCTTCGTCCATAGAGGCATGGAGAAGCTGGCTGAAAACAGGCCCTACTGGACCCTTATCCCCCTGGTAGAGAAGGCCTCGATAATGGACAGTATGAACATAACCCTCCCCATCACCCTAGCCCTTGAGAAAGCCCTAGGTCTAGAGCCGCCTCCCAGAGCAAAGTACTTAAGGACATTAATGGCGGAGCTATCACGTATAAGAACACACCTCTACGACCTCGCGCTGTTGGGTATATTTCTCGGGCACTCCACGGCCTTTATGTGGAGCTTCGCTCTCATGGATCTCTACGCCGAGGTCTTTGCGAAGATCACCGGCGCTAGGACAACAGTGGCCTACCCAGTCCCCGGCGGCGTGAGACGAGACGTAAAGAGGGAACACCTCGAGGCCGTGGAGAGGTTGCTCAAGAAGACGGAAGAGAAGCTGAGAGACCTCAAAACTATCTTCCTCGACAACCCAGTGACCAAGGCCCGCCTAGAGGGCGTCGGCGTGATAGACGCAAAACGCGCCGCAGAGCTAGGCGTCGTGGGACCCTTCGCCAGAGCCGCCGGGATAGACTACGATATAAGAAAGATATATCCATATGACGCATACCCAGAGATAGAGTTTGAAATAGCGACAGAGAAGGAGGGAGACGCACTTGCTAGAGTAATAGTTAGATGGCGAGAGATTTACGAATCTATAAAAATAGTTAGACAGATTATAAAAGAATTGCCTCAAGGCGATGTAATAGACGAGGCTCTGTTGTTTAAAAACCCTGAATATCGTAGAGAAGGCATAGGAGGCGTATTGGGCGTCTACACCTACATATATCCTGAGCCGGGAGAGTACGCCGCAGTTGCCGAGGCAGCCAGAGGTACCACCTACATCCACCTCTGGACAACCGGTGCCCAGAGGGTCTACCGCATGCGCTACGTCACCCCGAGCTGGCGCAACCTAAAGGCCATGGCAGAGGCCATGAAAGGCGAGAGACTCGCCAACATGCCCACCGTGTACATGTCATTCGGGTACTTCCCACCAGAGGCAGATAGGTAG
- a CDS encoding zinc ribbon domain-containing protein codes for MYAYRTLRVEIPWRLVEERPDVLGLAVRMRLAVEEYARRLLKELTGQEEPKLAPEELVCLLTPDRRELARRIIEEVFPKYGLKRYIAEWAKFFWRDVVFHRAVPLNAQLRVGNERDISMAVFVDLKSCIVRVRKLGIPPFAVKLKKSNVAWIRRRLEEGAKLKLAFLGVEKRDGEKEPTYDKLYVALVFAREVQQIEPKAIVAVDVNRLDHGVVVGLVVDGKIVRRMRLLDENVVRELRRLHEEISRLDEQAAREADPARKRRLEDRARHLASKRFRKIRGVVKYVVSEIIKLAREHQAAIVVDTMEEETYLERKQSGESGDKKHLYDGLGQLRRRLQALAEWYGQPYREVRLYSTICPRCGAKMEELSNRRMRCPSCGFNDNRDNVPLLWAKKRYWELLQKQPVFSSVSTTITLLTS; via the coding sequence ATGTACGCATACAGGACGCTGAGGGTTGAGATCCCCTGGCGCCTCGTCGAAGAGCGACCGGACGTCCTCGGCCTCGCCGTAAGGATGCGCCTAGCGGTGGAGGAGTACGCCAGAAGGCTGTTAAAGGAGTTGACGGGGCAAGAGGAGCCCAAGCTCGCGCCGGAGGAGCTTGTCTGCTTGCTTACTCCCGACAGACGGGAGCTGGCACGGCGGATTATCGAGGAGGTGTTTCCCAAGTACGGACTTAAGAGATATATCGCAGAGTGGGCTAAGTTCTTCTGGCGCGACGTAGTGTTCCACAGGGCGGTTCCGCTCAACGCCCAACTTAGAGTTGGGAACGAAAGAGACATAAGTATGGCGGTCTTTGTCGACCTAAAGAGCTGTATTGTTAGAGTAAGAAAACTCGGCATACCGCCTTTCGCCGTCAAGCTGAAAAAGAGCAACGTCGCCTGGATTAGGCGGAGGTTGGAGGAGGGTGCCAAACTCAAGTTGGCGTTTCTCGGCGTTGAGAAGAGAGATGGTGAGAAGGAGCCGACTTATGACAAGCTATACGTTGCCCTAGTCTTCGCCCGCGAAGTTCAACAGATAGAGCCCAAGGCGATAGTCGCCGTTGACGTGAATCGTCTCGACCACGGCGTCGTGGTGGGACTCGTTGTAGACGGCAAGATCGTAAGGCGGATGAGACTACTAGACGAGAACGTGGTAAGGGAGCTGAGGAGACTTCACGAGGAGATAAGCCGTCTCGACGAACAAGCCGCTAGGGAGGCGGACCCCGCCAGAAAGAGACGTCTCGAAGACAGAGCCCGCCACCTTGCATCAAAGCGGTTTAGGAAGATAAGAGGCGTCGTTAAATACGTCGTTAGTGAGATAATTAAGCTGGCGAGGGAGCATCAAGCCGCGATCGTGGTGGACACGATGGAGGAGGAGACGTATCTAGAGCGGAAGCAGAGTGGCGAAAGCGGCGATAAGAAGCACCTCTACGATGGGCTTGGGCAGTTGAGGAGACGCCTACAAGCGCTCGCTGAGTGGTACGGACAGCCGTATAGAGAAGTGCGGTTGTATTCAACCATCTGCCCCCGTTGTGGAGCAAAGATGGAGGAGCTGAGTAACAGACGGATGCGTTGTCCTTCTTGCGGCTTCAACGACAACAGAGACAACGTGCCGTTGTTATGGGCTAAAAAGCGCTACTGGGAGCTACTCCAGAAACAACCCGTTTTTTCCTCCGTCTCAACGACCATCACACTTTTAACCTCGTAA
- a CDS encoding NADH-quinone oxidoreductase subunit C, which produces MSAKIPPKCPPPADHPLLEKLKAALGDAILNHGVTPEGHLCLMVPPGKVREVATKLKELGFDHVLSLSAVDYMAEGKFLVTYVYASYLNPDLKNQLLHVRAEIPRNDPKIASIADIYPSADYDERECHEMFGIWFEGNPHMGKRFLLDPDCCIDEKTGKPLYPLRKDFKVPDWGLMG; this is translated from the coding sequence ATGTCGGCGAAAATACCACCCAAGTGCCCACCCCCTGCCGACCACCCGTTGCTTGAGAAACTAAAGGCGGCGTTGGGAGACGCCATCTTGAACCACGGCGTGACGCCAGAGGGCCACCTATGTCTCATGGTGCCCCCCGGAAAGGTGAGAGAAGTCGCTACCAAGCTAAAGGAGTTGGGCTTCGACCATGTCCTTTCCCTAAGCGCCGTGGACTACATGGCCGAAGGCAAGTTCTTGGTGACGTATGTCTACGCTTCATACCTAAACCCAGACCTCAAAAACCAGCTCCTACACGTCAGAGCTGAGATACCCCGCAACGACCCCAAGATAGCCTCTATAGCCGATATATATCCCTCGGCGGACTACGACGAGAGAGAGTGCCACGAGATGTTCGGCATATGGTTCGAAGGAAACCCACACATGGGCAAACGCTTCTTACTAGACCCAGACTGTTGCATAGATGAAAAAACAGGCAAACCCCTCTACCCACTACGTAAGGACTTCAAAGTGCCAGACTGGGGGCTGATGGGCTAA
- a CDS encoding NADH-quinone oxidoreductase subunit B, with translation MSQALREFLLKKAKLEKLFKWGVRWSLWPVHLVTSCCGVEVAHTSGPGFDAERWGVLPFHTMRQSNVILVEGTITKKMAKVLKMVYEQMPEPKYVIAMGACAVRGGLFWNSYHVVQVDTVVPVDVYIAGCPPTPEAVIRAFIMLHNKIKGQPGPYVEPTKVDLTPYLPPPPKPQPKPMAQQAG, from the coding sequence ATGTCACAAGCTTTAAGAGAGTTTTTACTTAAGAAGGCCAAACTTGAGAAGTTATTTAAATGGGGCGTGAGGTGGAGTCTTTGGCCAGTACACTTAGTCACGTCTTGTTGTGGAGTAGAGGTGGCGCACACCTCAGGCCCGGGCTTCGACGCCGAGAGATGGGGAGTTCTGCCCTTCCACACTATGCGCCAGAGCAACGTCATATTGGTGGAGGGAACTATAACTAAGAAGATGGCAAAGGTTCTCAAGATGGTGTATGAACAAATGCCCGAGCCTAAGTACGTAATCGCCATGGGAGCTTGCGCAGTTAGAGGAGGCCTCTTCTGGAACTCTTACCACGTGGTTCAGGTAGACACAGTAGTGCCTGTAGACGTCTACATAGCCGGCTGCCCGCCGACGCCTGAGGCTGTAATTAGAGCCTTTATAATGCTTCACAACAAGATCAAGGGCCAGCCAGGGCCCTACGTCGAGCCGACAAAGGTGGACTTAACGCCGTACCTACCGCCTCCGCCAAAGCCACAGCCAAAACCCATGGCTCAACAGGCTGGGTAA